The following are encoded in a window of Fictibacillus halophilus genomic DNA:
- the rpoC gene encoding DNA-directed RNA polymerase subunit beta' has product MIDVNNFEYMKIGLASPDKIRSWSRGEVKKTETINYRTLKPEKDGLFCERIFGPTKDWECHCGKYKRVRYKGVVCDRCGVEVTRAKVRRDRMGHIELAAPVSHIWYFKGIPSRMGLVLDMSPRALEEVIYFASYVVTDTGDTPLEKKQLLSEKEYRTYREKYGKGFTAQMGAEAIKRLLEDIDAEKEVEMLKEELKTAQGQRRTRAIKRLEVLEAFRHSGNHADWMILEVLPVIPPELRPMVQLDGGRFATSDLNDLYRRVINRNNRLKRLLDLGAPNIIVQNEKRMLQEAVDALIDNGRRGRPVTGPGNRPLKSLSHMLKGKQGRFRQNLLGKRVDYSGRSVIVVGPNLKMYQCGLPKEMALELFKPFVMKELVSKGLAHNIKSAKRKVERVQPEVWDVLEEVIREHPVLLNRAPTLHRLGIQAFEPTLVEGRAIRLHPLVCTAYNADFDGDQMAVHVPLSAEAQAEARILMLAAQNILNPKDGKPVVTPSQDMVLGNYYLTLEREGAIGEGSVFKDINEAIIAYENGFVHLHSRIAVPVSSLNKETFTDEQQSKLLMTTVGKLLFNEILPPSFPYINEPTTTNLQVETPEKYFLDPAANVKEEIQKHEEIVPFKKGILGKIIAEVFKRFKITETSKMLDRMKDLGFKYSTRAGITIGVSDIVVLPEKQEILAVAEEKVVNVTKQFRRGLITEEERYERVINVWSLAKDEIQNKLMGTLDKRNPIFMMSDSGARGNASNFTQLAGMRGLMANPAGKIIELPIKSSFREGLTVLEYFISTHGARKGLADTALKTADSGYLTRRLVDVAQDVIVREDDCGTDRGLEVAAIKEGNEVIEPLHERLIGRTAYKKVYHPETKELLADVNQLITEDMAAHIEEVGVKAVTIRSVFTCDTRHGVCKKCYGRNLATGSDVEVGEAVGIIAAQSIGEPGTQLTMRTFHTGGVAGDDITQGLPRIQELFEARNPKGQAVISELEGTVVGVNDNKDKREVVVQGEIESRSYTIPFGARIKAVEGDKVTAGQVLTEGSIDPKELIKVRGAEGVQEYLLREVQKVYRMQGVEIGDKHVEVMVRQMLRKVRIIDSGDSQVLPGALMDIHAFTDVNRSVLLEGGTPATGRPVLLGITKASLETESFLSAASFQETTRVLTDAAIKGKRDELLGLKENVIIGKLIPAGTGMNRYRNIGINSPVVEDENNEEAELPTELVSQD; this is encoded by the coding sequence TTGATAGACGTAAATAATTTTGAATATATGAAAATTGGTCTTGCTTCACCGGACAAAATCCGGTCGTGGTCAAGAGGGGAAGTAAAAAAAACTGAAACAATCAACTACCGTACACTTAAGCCTGAAAAAGACGGCTTGTTCTGTGAAAGAATTTTCGGTCCAACAAAAGACTGGGAATGTCATTGCGGAAAGTATAAGCGCGTCCGTTATAAAGGTGTGGTTTGTGACCGTTGTGGTGTTGAAGTAACAAGAGCTAAAGTTCGACGTGACCGTATGGGTCACATCGAGCTTGCTGCTCCTGTTTCTCACATCTGGTACTTCAAGGGTATCCCAAGCCGTATGGGTCTTGTTTTGGATATGTCTCCAAGAGCATTAGAAGAAGTAATCTACTTTGCTTCATACGTTGTTACTGATACAGGGGATACACCTCTTGAGAAGAAACAACTGCTTTCAGAGAAGGAATACCGCACATACCGTGAAAAGTATGGAAAAGGTTTCACTGCACAAATGGGTGCAGAAGCGATCAAGCGTCTTTTAGAAGACATCGATGCTGAAAAAGAAGTTGAGATGTTGAAAGAAGAGCTTAAAACAGCACAAGGCCAACGCCGTACACGTGCGATTAAGCGTTTAGAAGTACTAGAAGCATTCCGTCATTCTGGCAACCATGCTGACTGGATGATTCTTGAAGTACTTCCGGTTATTCCGCCGGAATTGCGTCCGATGGTTCAGCTTGATGGTGGACGTTTTGCCACATCTGACCTTAACGACCTTTACCGTCGTGTTATCAACCGTAACAACCGTTTGAAGCGTCTATTAGACCTAGGTGCTCCTAACATTATCGTTCAAAATGAAAAACGTATGCTTCAAGAAGCAGTCGATGCATTAATCGATAATGGTCGTCGTGGCCGTCCGGTTACTGGACCAGGAAATCGTCCGTTAAAATCACTTTCACACATGCTGAAAGGGAAACAAGGTCGTTTCCGTCAAAACTTGCTAGGTAAACGTGTTGACTACTCTGGACGTTCGGTTATCGTAGTAGGTCCGAACTTAAAGATGTACCAATGTGGTCTGCCTAAAGAGATGGCACTTGAGCTCTTCAAACCGTTTGTTATGAAAGAGCTAGTTTCAAAAGGTCTTGCACACAACATCAAGAGTGCAAAACGCAAAGTAGAGCGCGTTCAGCCAGAAGTTTGGGATGTTTTAGAAGAAGTTATTCGTGAACACCCGGTTCTACTAAACCGTGCACCTACACTTCACAGACTTGGTATCCAAGCATTCGAACCAACGCTTGTAGAAGGCCGTGCAATCCGTCTTCACCCGCTCGTATGTACAGCTTACAACGCTGACTTTGACGGTGACCAAATGGCGGTCCACGTTCCTCTATCTGCTGAAGCACAAGCAGAGGCTCGTATTTTAATGCTAGCTGCCCAAAACATCTTGAACCCGAAAGATGGTAAGCCGGTAGTAACACCGTCACAGGATATGGTTTTAGGTAACTATTACCTAACTCTTGAACGTGAAGGAGCTATTGGTGAAGGGTCTGTATTTAAAGACATCAATGAAGCGATCATCGCTTATGAAAATGGATTCGTGCACCTGCATTCTCGTATTGCAGTACCGGTATCCAGCTTAAATAAAGAAACTTTCACAGATGAGCAGCAATCTAAGCTTCTTATGACGACAGTAGGTAAGTTGTTATTCAACGAAATCTTGCCACCGTCATTCCCTTACATTAACGAACCGACTACGACGAACCTTCAAGTGGAAACACCTGAAAAGTACTTCTTAGATCCGGCTGCTAATGTAAAAGAAGAAATTCAGAAGCATGAGGAAATTGTTCCATTTAAGAAAGGGATCCTAGGTAAGATTATCGCGGAAGTATTCAAACGCTTTAAGATTACTGAAACGTCTAAGATGCTTGACCGTATGAAGGACTTAGGATTTAAATATTCTACGCGCGCTGGTATCACGATCGGTGTATCCGATATCGTTGTATTACCTGAAAAGCAAGAGATCCTTGCTGTTGCCGAAGAAAAAGTAGTTAACGTTACAAAGCAATTCAGACGTGGTTTGATCACGGAAGAAGAGCGCTATGAGCGTGTAATTAATGTTTGGAGTTTGGCGAAAGACGAAATCCAAAATAAATTGATGGGTACACTTGATAAGCGAAACCCAATCTTCATGATGAGTGACTCCGGTGCCCGTGGTAACGCATCTAACTTTACGCAGCTAGCTGGTATGCGTGGTCTGATGGCCAACCCGGCTGGTAAAATCATCGAGCTTCCAATCAAATCAAGTTTCCGTGAAGGTCTAACAGTACTCGAGTACTTTATCTCTACTCACGGAGCACGTAAAGGTCTTGCCGATACAGCCCTTAAAACAGCTGACTCAGGTTACCTTACTCGTCGTTTGGTTGACGTTGCGCAAGATGTTATCGTACGTGAAGATGACTGTGGAACGGACCGCGGCTTAGAAGTTGCAGCTATTAAAGAAGGCAACGAAGTTATCGAGCCTCTTCATGAGCGTTTGATCGGTCGTACTGCTTATAAAAAGGTATACCATCCTGAAACAAAAGAACTTCTTGCAGACGTTAATCAGCTGATCACTGAAGACATGGCCGCTCATATTGAAGAAGTAGGCGTGAAAGCAGTAACGATCCGTTCTGTATTTACTTGTGACACTCGTCACGGTGTTTGTAAGAAATGTTACGGACGCAACCTTGCAACAGGCTCTGACGTTGAAGTTGGGGAAGCAGTTGGAATTATCGCTGCTCAATCCATCGGTGAGCCAGGTACACAGCTTACAATGCGTACCTTCCATACAGGTGGGGTAGCAGGGGACGATATCACACAAGGTCTTCCGCGTATCCAAGAATTGTTTGAAGCGCGTAACCCGAAAGGTCAAGCCGTTATCTCTGAGCTTGAAGGTACGGTTGTTGGCGTGAACGACAATAAAGATAAGCGTGAAGTAGTCGTTCAAGGTGAAATTGAATCTAGATCTTACACGATTCCTTTCGGTGCCCGCATTAAAGCGGTCGAAGGCGATAAGGTAACTGCCGGTCAAGTATTGACGGAAGGTTCGATCGATCCTAAAGAATTAATTAAAGTACGTGGTGCAGAAGGCGTACAAGAATACCTATTGCGTGAGGTTCAGAAAGTTTACCGTATGCAAGGGGTAGAAATCGGAGATAAGCACGTTGAAGTAATGGTTCGCCAGATGCTTCGTAAAGTGCGCATCATCGATTCTGGTGATTCTCAAGTACTTCCGGGAGCTCTTATGGATATTCATGCCTTTACGGATGTTAACCGTAGTGTACTTCTTGAAGGTGGAACGCCTGCTACAGGTCGTCCAGTGCTTCTTGGTATTACAAAAGCATCTCTTGAGACAGAATCATTCTTATCTGCTGCATCATTCCAAGAAACAACTCGAGTTCTTACAGATGCTGCCATCAAAGGTAAGCGTGACGAATTACTCGGACTTAAGGAAAACGTTATTATTGGTAAGCTGATCCCGGCTGGAACGGGTATGAACCGTTACAGAAACATCGGAATCAACTCTCCAGTAGTTGAAGATGAGAACAATGAAGAGGCAGAATTGCCTACAGAACTTGTTTCTCAAGATTAA
- a CDS encoding 50S ribosomal protein L7ae-like protein: MSYEKVTQASEIIVGTKQTIKALQNGEVKELVVAEDADFRVTSKVLQIAEEKHVPIVKVDSMKKLGKACGIDVGAATVAIKG; this comes from the coding sequence ATGTCTTATGAAAAAGTGACACAGGCTTCTGAAATTATCGTAGGTACTAAGCAAACAATCAAAGCTTTACAGAACGGCGAGGTCAAAGAGCTGGTCGTTGCGGAAGACGCAGATTTTCGAGTGACGAGCAAAGTATTGCAAATTGCCGAAGAGAAGCACGTACCGATCGTAAAGGTTGATTCCATGAAAAAGCTTGGAAAAGCATGCGGTATAGATGTCGGGGCCGCAACTGTTGCGATAAAAGGATAA
- the rplL gene encoding 50S ribosomal protein L7/L12 — MSKEQIIESLKTMTVLELNDLVKAIEEEFGVTAAAPVAVAGGAAGGDAAAEKTEFDVILASGGASKIKVIKVVRELTGLGLKEAKELVDGAPKPVKEGVSKDEAEEIKAKLEEVGASVEVK, encoded by the coding sequence ATGTCTAAAGAGCAAATCATTGAAAGCTTAAAAACAATGACTGTTTTAGAGCTTAACGACCTAGTAAAAGCAATCGAAGAAGAGTTTGGTGTAACTGCTGCTGCTCCTGTAGCTGTAGCTGGTGGAGCTGCTGGTGGAGACGCTGCTGCTGAAAAAACTGAATTCGACGTAATTCTTGCAAGCGGTGGAGCTTCAAAAATTAAAGTTATCAAAGTTGTTCGTGAACTTACAGGTCTTGGACTTAAAGAAGCGAAAGAACTTGTTGACGGTGCTCCTAAGCCAGTTAAAGAAGGCGTATCTAAAGACGAAGCTGAAGAAATCAAAGCTAAGCTTGAAGAAGTTGGAGCTTCTGTTGAAGTTAAGTAA
- a CDS encoding class I SAM-dependent methyltransferase, which translates to MKNHYYSETPGTESKRETWDFLLNGEKFRFTTDAGVFSKKEVDFGSRVLIESFVPPEVPGDYIDVGCGYGPIGLSLARAEQDRVVQMVDINERAIELAKLNADKNKVDNVKIYKSYLFAEVKDNEFAAVITNPPIRAGKTVVHQIFEEAYHKLCVGGELWVVIQKKQGAPSAMDKMEQIFGQVETVAKKKGYYILRAIKV; encoded by the coding sequence ATGAAAAACCATTATTATTCTGAAACACCTGGTACAGAAAGTAAAAGAGAGACGTGGGATTTTTTATTAAACGGCGAAAAGTTTCGCTTTACGACGGATGCTGGTGTCTTTTCGAAGAAAGAAGTAGATTTTGGCAGTCGAGTTTTAATAGAGTCCTTTGTACCTCCAGAAGTACCTGGTGATTATATAGATGTAGGATGCGGATACGGACCGATCGGACTTTCGCTTGCTAGAGCGGAACAAGATCGTGTTGTTCAAATGGTGGATATCAATGAAAGAGCAATTGAACTCGCTAAACTGAACGCAGATAAGAACAAGGTCGATAACGTTAAGATCTATAAAAGCTATCTATTTGCGGAAGTGAAGGATAACGAGTTTGCTGCTGTTATTACAAATCCTCCGATCCGTGCAGGTAAGACAGTCGTTCACCAAATTTTTGAAGAAGCATACCACAAACTTTGCGTTGGTGGCGAGTTATGGGTAGTGATTCAAAAGAAACAAGGTGCGCCATCTGCTATGGATAAAATGGAACAAATATTCGGCCAAGTTGAAACGGTTGCGAAGAAAAAAGGTTACTATATTTTACGCGCAATAAAAGTTTGA
- the rpoB gene encoding DNA-directed RNA polymerase subunit beta, translated as MTGQLVQFGRHRQRRSYARISEVLELPNLIEIQTASYQWFLDEGLREMFRDISPIEDFTGNLVLEFIDYNLGEPKYPVDESKERDVTYAAPLRVKVRLINKETGEVKEQEVFMGDFPLMTDTGTFVINGAERVIVSQLVRSPSVYYSEKIDKNGKKGFTATVIPNRGAWLEFETDAKDVVYVRIDRTRKIPITVLLRALGFGSDQEIIDLLGEDEYLRNTLDKDNTEGTEKALLEIYERLRPGEPPTVDNAKSLLDSRFFDPKRYDLANVGRYKINKKLHIKNRLFNQKLAETLVDAETGEVIAEEGTLLDRRTLDKIIPALESGVGFKTVTPAGGVAEDQDIALQSIKIYAPDDQEGERIINVIGNGLVDKEIKNITVSDIIASINYFFNLLHQVGTTDDIDHLGNRRLRSVGELLQNQFRIGLSRMERVVRERMSIQDTNAITPQALINIRPVIASIKEFFGSSQLSQFMDQTNPLAELTHKRRLSALGPGGLTRERAGFEVRDVHYSHYGRMCPIETPEGPNIGLINSLSSYAKVNQYGFIETPYRRVDPETGRVTSRIDYLTADEEDLYVVAQANSILGDNGEFINEDVIARFRGDNTVVKRERIDYMDVSPKQVVSAATACIPFLENDDSNRALMGANMQRQAVPLLVPESPIVGTGMEHVSAKDSGAAVICKHEGIVERVTAKQVQVRRIKEVDGKEVSGDLDTYNMLKFIRSNQGTCYNQRPIVSTGNRVTKGEILADGPSMELGELALGRNVLVAFMTWEGYNYEDAVIMSERLVKDDVYTSIHIEEYESEARDTKLGPEEITRDIPNVGEDALRNLDERGIIRVGAEVKDGDILVGKVTPKGVTELTAEERLLHAIFGEKAREVRDTSLRVPHGGDGIILDVKVFNREDGDELPPGVNQLVRAYIVQKRKIHEGDKMAGRHGNKGVISKIMPEEDMPYLPDGTPVDIMLNPLGVPSRMNIGQVLELHLGMAARQLGIHVATPVFDGAREEDVWSTIEEAGMARDGKTVLYDGRTGAAFDNRVSVGVMYMIKLAHMVDDKLHARSTGPYSLVTQQPLGGKAQFGGQRFGEMEVWALEAYGAAYTLQEILTVKSDDVVGRVKTYEAIVKGENVPEPGVPESFKVLIKELQSLGMDVKICSGDDKEIEMRELDDEDDQASEKLNLNLESYTSND; from the coding sequence TTGACAGGTCAACTAGTTCAGTTTGGACGCCACCGCCAACGAAGAAGTTATGCAAGGATTAGCGAAGTGCTTGAATTACCAAACTTAATTGAAATTCAAACCGCTTCCTATCAATGGTTTCTTGATGAGGGGTTACGTGAAATGTTCCGAGACATTTCGCCGATTGAAGATTTTACAGGGAACCTCGTTTTAGAGTTTATTGATTATAACTTAGGTGAGCCGAAGTATCCTGTAGATGAATCAAAAGAGCGCGATGTTACTTACGCTGCTCCGCTTCGTGTGAAAGTGCGTCTGATCAATAAAGAGACGGGCGAAGTAAAAGAGCAGGAAGTATTTATGGGAGATTTCCCGTTAATGACAGATACGGGAACCTTTGTGATCAACGGGGCAGAGCGTGTAATTGTATCACAGCTCGTTCGTTCACCAAGTGTTTACTATAGTGAGAAAATCGACAAAAACGGTAAAAAAGGTTTTACCGCTACTGTCATTCCAAACCGCGGTGCTTGGCTGGAGTTCGAAACAGATGCTAAGGACGTAGTTTATGTGCGTATTGACCGCACAAGAAAAATCCCTATTACCGTATTGCTTCGTGCTTTAGGGTTTGGGTCTGATCAAGAAATCATTGATTTGCTTGGAGAAGACGAGTATCTTCGCAACACGCTGGATAAGGATAATACAGAAGGAACAGAAAAAGCCCTTCTCGAAATCTATGAGCGTCTTCGTCCGGGAGAGCCTCCAACAGTAGATAATGCAAAAAGTTTATTAGATTCTAGGTTCTTTGATCCTAAACGCTATGACTTAGCTAACGTTGGACGCTACAAAATCAATAAAAAGCTTCATATAAAGAATCGTCTCTTCAACCAGAAACTAGCTGAAACGCTTGTTGATGCTGAAACTGGTGAAGTGATTGCTGAAGAAGGTACGCTTCTTGACCGCAGAACGCTAGACAAGATTATCCCTGCTCTTGAGAGTGGTGTAGGCTTTAAAACCGTAACACCAGCAGGAGGAGTGGCTGAAGATCAAGATATCGCTCTTCAATCTATCAAAATCTATGCGCCAGATGATCAAGAAGGAGAAAGAATCATTAATGTTATCGGAAACGGACTTGTTGATAAAGAAATTAAAAACATCACGGTTTCTGACATTATCGCTTCAATCAACTACTTCTTTAACTTATTGCATCAAGTAGGTACGACAGATGATATTGACCATCTTGGAAACCGTCGTCTACGTTCAGTTGGTGAGCTTCTTCAAAACCAATTCAGAATCGGACTTTCCAGAATGGAACGTGTTGTGCGTGAGCGTATGTCGATCCAAGACACAAATGCAATCACACCACAAGCATTGATCAATATTCGTCCTGTTATTGCTTCTATTAAAGAGTTCTTCGGAAGCTCTCAGCTTTCACAGTTCATGGATCAAACGAACCCGCTAGCAGAATTGACGCATAAACGTCGTCTATCTGCACTAGGGCCAGGTGGTCTTACACGTGAACGTGCAGGCTTTGAAGTTCGTGACGTTCACTACTCTCACTACGGTCGTATGTGTCCGATTGAGACGCCAGAGGGTCCGAACATCGGTTTGATCAACTCACTTTCTTCATATGCAAAAGTGAACCAATATGGATTTATCGAAACACCATACCGTCGGGTTGATCCTGAAACAGGTCGTGTAACGAGCCGTATTGATTATCTGACTGCTGACGAAGAAGATTTATACGTAGTTGCACAGGCGAACTCAATCTTAGGTGATAACGGAGAGTTCATTAACGAAGACGTAATCGCACGTTTCCGTGGTGATAACACTGTTGTTAAACGCGAACGCATCGATTATATGGATGTATCGCCGAAACAGGTAGTATCTGCCGCGACAGCTTGTATTCCGTTCTTAGAAAATGATGACTCCAACCGTGCCCTAATGGGAGCGAACATGCAACGTCAGGCTGTACCTCTACTTGTTCCTGAATCACCGATCGTTGGTACAGGAATGGAACACGTATCAGCAAAAGACTCTGGAGCTGCAGTTATCTGTAAGCACGAAGGAATTGTTGAGCGCGTTACAGCAAAACAAGTTCAAGTACGCCGCATTAAAGAAGTAGATGGCAAGGAAGTTTCAGGCGACCTTGACACTTACAACATGCTTAAGTTTATTCGTTCCAACCAAGGAACGTGTTATAACCAGCGTCCGATCGTAAGCACAGGAAACCGTGTGACGAAAGGGGAAATCTTAGCGGATGGACCTTCAATGGAACTAGGTGAACTTGCTTTAGGTCGTAACGTTCTTGTTGCCTTCATGACTTGGGAAGGTTACAACTACGAGGATGCTGTTATCATGAGTGAACGTCTCGTTAAAGACGACGTTTATACTTCGATCCATATTGAAGAATATGAGTCAGAAGCGCGTGATACAAAACTTGGACCGGAAGAAATCACTCGTGATATTCCAAACGTCGGAGAAGATGCATTACGCAACCTGGACGAACGCGGAATCATCCGTGTTGGTGCAGAAGTTAAAGATGGAGATATCTTAGTTGGTAAAGTAACCCCTAAGGGTGTAACTGAATTAACAGCTGAAGAACGTCTATTGCATGCGATCTTCGGTGAAAAAGCTCGTGAAGTCCGCGATACATCATTGCGTGTACCTCACGGTGGAGATGGAATCATCCTTGACGTTAAAGTGTTTAACCGTGAAGATGGCGATGAACTTCCTCCAGGAGTGAATCAACTCGTTCGTGCATACATCGTGCAAAAACGTAAGATTCATGAAGGAGATAAGATGGCCGGCCGTCACGGAAACAAAGGTGTAATTTCTAAAATTATGCCTGAAGAAGATATGCCTTATCTTCCAGATGGAACACCAGTTGACATCATGTTAAACCCGCTAGGGGTACCTTCCCGTATGAACATCGGTCAGGTATTGGAGCTTCACCTTGGAATGGCTGCACGTCAGCTAGGCATTCATGTTGCTACACCGGTATTCGATGGAGCGCGTGAGGAAGATGTTTGGTCTACGATCGAAGAAGCTGGAATGGCTCGCGATGGTAAAACGGTACTTTATGATGGACGTACAGGTGCTGCATTTGATAACCGTGTATCAGTTGGGGTCATGTATATGATCAAGCTTGCTCACATGGTTGATGATAAGCTACATGCTCGTTCTACTGGACCTTACTCACTTGTTACACAGCAGCCTCTAGGTGGTAAAGCTCAATTTGGAGGTCAGCGTTTCGGTGAGATGGAGGTATGGGCGCTTGAAGCATATGGTGCTGCATACACACTACAGGAAATTCTTACGGTTAAATCCGATGATGTTGTCGGCCGTGTGAAAACGTATGAAGCCATCGTTAAAGGTGAAAACGTTCCTGAACCAGGTGTTCCAGAATCATTTAAAGTATTGATCAAAGAACTTCAATCTCTTGGAATGGACGTTAAGATCTGTTCTGGAGATGACAAGGAAATTGAAATGAGAGAGCTTGATGATGAAGACGATCAGGCAAGCGAGAAATTAAATCTAAATCTTGAGTCTTACACTTCGAATGACTAA
- the rplJ gene encoding 50S ribosomal protein L10 — protein sequence MSSILETKKQLVSTISEKIKNSQSTILVDYRGLTVSEVTELRKSLRDAGIEFKVYKNSMVVRAAEENDLKELAEHLTGPTAIAFSNEDVVAPAKILNDFAKKHEALEIKAGVIEGRVASLEEVKALAELPSRDGLLSMVLSVLQAPIRNFALATKAVAEQKEEQGA from the coding sequence ATGAGCAGCATTTTAGAAACAAAAAAGCAGTTAGTATCCACTATTTCTGAGAAAATCAAAAATAGCCAATCAACAATCCTTGTTGACTACCGTGGTCTTACTGTTTCTGAGGTTACTGAACTTCGTAAGTCACTACGTGATGCTGGCATCGAGTTTAAAGTTTACAAAAACTCAATGGTAGTTCGCGCTGCTGAAGAGAATGACCTTAAAGAATTAGCTGAACACTTAACTGGTCCTACAGCGATCGCATTTTCAAATGAAGATGTTGTAGCTCCGGCTAAGATCCTTAACGACTTCGCTAAGAAACACGAAGCGCTTGAAATTAAAGCTGGTGTAATCGAAGGACGCGTTGCGTCTCTAGAAGAAGTGAAAGCTCTTGCTGAACTTCCATCAAGAGATGGTCTTCTTTCAATGGTACTCAGCGTGCTTCAAGCACCTATCCGCAACTTTGCGTTGGCTACTAAGGCTGTTGCAGAACAAAAAGAAGAGCAAGGCGCATAA
- the rplA gene encoding 50S ribosomal protein L1: MANKGKKYQEAAKLVDRTKAYDAAEAIELVKKTAPAKFDESVEVAVRLGVDTKKADQQVRGAVVLPNGTGKTQRVLVFAKGEKAKEAEAAGADHVGDSDYINKIQQGWFEFDVIVATPDMMAEVGKLGRVLGPKGLMPNPKTGTVTFEVEKAINEIKAGKVEYRVDKTGNVHVPIGKVSFEAEKLAENLNTIIETLLKVKPAAAKGTYMKNVAVSSTMGPGIKVNPSSFAVKR; encoded by the coding sequence ATGGCAAACAAAGGTAAGAAGTACCAAGAAGCGGCTAAATTAGTAGACCGCACAAAAGCATATGATGCTGCAGAAGCGATCGAGCTAGTTAAAAAGACTGCTCCTGCAAAATTTGACGAGTCTGTAGAAGTTGCAGTTCGTTTAGGTGTAGACACGAAGAAAGCTGACCAACAAGTTCGTGGAGCAGTAGTGCTTCCAAACGGAACTGGTAAGACTCAACGTGTATTAGTTTTCGCAAAAGGTGAAAAAGCAAAAGAAGCTGAAGCTGCTGGAGCAGATCACGTTGGCGATTCTGACTACATCAACAAAATCCAACAAGGTTGGTTCGAGTTCGACGTAATCGTTGCTACTCCGGACATGATGGCTGAAGTTGGTAAACTTGGACGTGTTCTAGGACCTAAAGGTTTAATGCCTAACCCTAAAACAGGAACAGTTACATTTGAAGTTGAAAAAGCGATTAACGAAATCAAAGCTGGTAAAGTAGAATACCGTGTCGACAAGACTGGTAACGTTCACGTTCCAATCGGTAAAGTATCTTTCGAAGCTGAGAAGCTTGCAGAAAACCTTAACACAATCATCGAAACATTGTTGAAAGTTAAGCCTGCAGCTGCAAAGGGAACTTACATGAAGAACGTTGCTGTTTCTTCAACTATGGGACCTGGGATCAAAGTTAATCCATCTTCATTTGCTGTAAAACGATAG
- the rplK gene encoding 50S ribosomal protein L11: protein MAKKVIKMVKLQIPAGKANPAPPVGPALGQAGVNIMGFCKEFNARTADQAGLIIPVEITVFEDRSFTFITKTPPAAVLLKKAAGIESGSGEPNKKKVATVKRDKVREIAETKMPDLNAASVEAAMRMVEGTARSMGIVIED from the coding sequence GTGGCTAAAAAGGTTATTAAGATGGTAAAATTGCAAATCCCTGCTGGTAAAGCAAACCCGGCACCGCCAGTTGGACCTGCACTAGGACAAGCTGGGGTAAACATCATGGGATTCTGTAAAGAATTCAACGCTCGTACTGCTGATCAAGCTGGTTTAATCATTCCGGTAGAAATCACGGTTTTCGAAGACCGTTCATTTACATTCATCACTAAAACTCCTCCGGCTGCTGTTCTTTTAAAGAAAGCTGCAGGAATCGAGTCAGGTTCTGGTGAGCCTAACAAGAAAAAAGTTGCGACTGTAAAGCGTGATAAAGTTCGCGAAATCGCAGAAACAAAAATGCCTGACCTAAACGCTGCTAGCGTTGAAGCTGCAATGCGTATGGTTGAAGGTACTGCACGCAGCATGGGAATTGTTATCGAAGACTAA